The Solanum pennellii chromosome 11, SPENNV200 genome contains a region encoding:
- the LOC107003418 gene encoding uncharacterized protein LOC107003418: MRDFASCFSENAIQTTSCSNYYSKTSCFPQNSSTTLSTQNNVTCLYNVILSNKKHLLIIVSWSKTNVSQTLYIQFGDNPSNSFKISAISKKKKGKKSIEFDSDDDDRRKIEVFWDLCDARYNNNNNNMFGVEPIDKYYVVVTFDSQIVLSLGDDIEEKIFKNCCTSIAKFSLVSRQEHLVGNTIYSTRAQFCENGSKHDILISCKGENEGKNIDYQQQQHNYPVLSICIDKKMVIRVKRLQWNFRGNQSIFLDGLFVDVMWDVHDWFFNSTNSGCAVFMFRTRSGLDSRLWLEDRDKLMHKNQDKVEFSFMIYASKTT; this comes from the coding sequence atgagagattTTGCTTCTTGTTTTAGTGAAAATGCAATACAAACTACTTCTTGTTctaattattattcaaaaacttcttgttttcctcaaaattcatcaactaCCCTTTCAACACAAAACAATGTTACATGTTTGTACAATGTTATTTTATCCAATAAAAAACATTTGTTGATCATAGTTTCATGGTCCAAAACAAATGTGTCACAAACTTTGTACATACAATTTGGTGATAATCCTTCAAATTCCTTCAAAATTAGCGCGATttcgaagaagaaaaaggggaaGAAATCAATCGAGTTTGATTCTGATGATGATGATCGTagaaaaattgaagttttcTGGGATTTATGTGATGCTAggtacaacaacaacaacaacaacatgttTGGTGTAGAACCAATTGATAAGTACTATGTTGTTGTTACATTTGATTCTCAAATTGTACTAAGTCTTGGTGATGATATTGAAGAAAAGATATTCAAGAATTGTTGTACTTCAATTGCAAAATTTAGTTTAGTGTCAAGACAAGAACATTTAGTAGGCAACACAATTTATTCAACAAGGGCACAATTTTGTGAGAATGGATCAAAACATGATATTTTGATAAGTTGTAAGGgtgaaaatgaaggaaaaaacATTGATTATCAACAACAACAGCATAATTATCCTGTTTTATCAATTTGTATTGATAAAAAGATGGTGATTAGAGTGAAGAGATTACAATGGAATTTTAGGGGAAATCAAAGTATTTTTTTGGATGGTTTGTTTGTGGATGTTATGTGGGATGTTCATGATTGGTTCTTTAATTCAACAAACTCTGGTTGTGCTGTTTTTATGTTTAGGACAAGAAGTGGATTGGATAGTAGATTGTGGTTAGAAGATAGAGACAAGTTGATGCACAAGAATCAAGATAAAGTTGAGTTCTCATTCATGATCTATGCAAGTAAGACCACATGA
- the LOC107003324 gene encoding stress-response A/B barrel domain-containing protein At5g22580-like: protein MANEFKHLVLVKFKEDVVVEDILKELEKLVQEMDIVKSFVWGKDVENHEMLRQGFTHAIIMTFNSKEDYQTFANHPNHVGFSATFATVIDKAVLLDFTAISGKTT from the exons ATGGCTAATGAATTCAAGCATTTGGTTTTGGTTAAGTTCAAAGAAGATGTTGTGGTGGAAGATATTCTAAAAGAGTTGGAAAAACTTGTCCAAGAAATGGATATTGTCAAGTCATTTGTTTG gggaaaagatgttgaaaatCATGAGATGCTTAGACAAGGTTTTACTCATGCTATTATAATGACATTTAATAGCAAAGAAGACTATCAAACTTTTGCTAATCACCCAAATCATGTTGGATTTTCAGCCACTTTTGCCACTGTGATTGACAAGGCTGTGTTGCTTGATTTCACTGCTATTTCAGGCAAAACTACTTAA
- the LOC107004243 gene encoding uncharacterized protein LOC107004243 isoform X1: MEILIKKVHFLVFFIIFMNFSFSQSTQVYCGNIKIEDPFVTQNSKNSSFLKNLVLCRSNTLYFKTSLNGLFQISSIDYTNKLLTISHPSFSCLMINDVQEMKCSHYRRVYKNVKIELGTRIFWDIDHVPNPCDECRKPHGNCGVGLRCLCHITECKVEVSVGAIKRSSGTMLFSLLFLIVLLNHLEGVLM, translated from the exons ATGGAAATCTTGATCAAGAAAGTTCATTTTCTAgtctttttcatcatttttatgaatttttccTTTTCACAATCAACACAAGTGTATTGTGGAAACATAAAGATTGAAGATCCATTTGTTactcaaaactcaaaaaattcATCTTTCTTGAAGAACCTTGTCCTTTGTAGATCAAACACTTTATACTTCAAAACTTCTCTTAATGGCCTTTTCCAAATCTCTTCAATTGATTACACAAACAAACTTTTAACTATTtctcatccttctttttcttgtttgatgATTAATGATGTTCAAGAAATGAAATGTTCACATTATAGAAGAGTTtataaaaatgtgaaaattgagttaGGGACAAGGATATTTTGGGATATTGATCATGTACCAAATCCTTGTGATGAGTGTAGAAAACCTCATGGTAATTGTGGAGTTGGATTGAGATGTCTTTGCCATATAACAGAATGTA AGGTGGAGGTTTCTGTTGGTGCAATTAAGAGATCTAGTGGTACTATGCTCTTCTCTTTGCTTTTCTTGATTGTACTTTTGAATCATCTTGAAGGGGTTTTAATGTAG
- the LOC107004243 gene encoding uncharacterized protein LOC107004243 isoform X2, producing MEILIKKVHFLVFFIIFMNFSFSQSTQVYCGNIKIEDPFVTQNSKNSSFLKNLVLCRSNTLYFKTSLNGLFQISSIDYTNKLLTISHPSFSCLMINDVQEMKCSHYRRVYKNVKIELGTRIFWDIDHVPNPCDECRKPHGNCGVGLRCLCHITECKVEVSVGAIKRSSELCAKSS from the exons ATGGAAATCTTGATCAAGAAAGTTCATTTTCTAgtctttttcatcatttttatgaatttttccTTTTCACAATCAACACAAGTGTATTGTGGAAACATAAAGATTGAAGATCCATTTGTTactcaaaactcaaaaaattcATCTTTCTTGAAGAACCTTGTCCTTTGTAGATCAAACACTTTATACTTCAAAACTTCTCTTAATGGCCTTTTCCAAATCTCTTCAATTGATTACACAAACAAACTTTTAACTATTtctcatccttctttttcttgtttgatgATTAATGATGTTCAAGAAATGAAATGTTCACATTATAGAAGAGTTtataaaaatgtgaaaattgagttaGGGACAAGGATATTTTGGGATATTGATCATGTACCAAATCCTTGTGATGAGTGTAGAAAACCTCATGGTAATTGTGGAGTTGGATTGAGATGTCTTTGCCATATAACAGAATGTA AGGTGGAGGTTTCTGTTGGTGCAATTAAGAGATCTAGTG AATTATGCGCCAAAAGTTCATGA